A genomic window from Parasteatoda tepidariorum isolate YZ-2023 chromosome 10, CAS_Ptep_4.0, whole genome shotgun sequence includes:
- the LOC139426709 gene encoding uncharacterized protein translates to MWRGLCRSIFTKSLERKRQIHLQGVHRTLRVLCNKSYSSGASASKILKEDRNWRSITHTDKVSHHPADNDISWHFNTPSAPHMGGIWEAGVKSVKYHLRRILGHTILSYEEFYTLLVQIEACLNSRPITPISSDPNDLAPLTPGHFLTGQSLTSVPERDYSSLPDNRLSRWNLLQKLIQTFWYRWKSEYLSRLQNRPKWYASRQNIKVGDLVIIKNDNLPPLKWNLGKVIETFPGSDDKIRVASLKTVNGIIKIPIVKLCLLPLDSTI, encoded by the exons ATGTGGCGTGGACTATGCCGGTCCATTTTCACTAAAAGCTTAGAAAGGAAGAGGCAGATCCACCTACAAGGGGTACATCGCACTCTTCGTGTGCTTTGTAACAAGAGCTATTCATCTGGAGCTA GTGCATCCAAAATACTGAAAGAGGATCGCAACTGGAGGTCTATAACCCACACAGATAAAGTATCCCATCATCCAGCCGACAATGACATAAGTTGGCATTTCAACACTCCGTCAGCTCCTCACATGGGTGGCATCTGGGAGGCAGGAGTCAAATCTGTGAAATACCATCTACGCCGCATTCTGGGACACACCATACTTTCTTATGAAGAGTTTTACACGCTTCTAGTGCAAATTGAAGCGTGCTTGAACTCAAGACCCATTACACCAATTTCAAGTGATCCCAACGATTTAGCTCCTTTGACTCCGGGGCATTTTCTAACAGGACAATCCCTAACATCAGTACCAGAGAGGGATTATTCATCTCTTCCTGACAACAGGTTATCTAGATGGAATCTATTACAAAAACTGATACAAACATTTTGGTATCGGTGGAAATCCGAATATCTATCCCGGCTGCAAAATCGTCCAAAATGGTATGCCAGCAGACAAAACATAAAGGTAGGTGATTTAGTGAtcataaaaaatgacaatttaccACCTCTAAAATGGAATTTAGGAAAAGTTATTGAGACATTTCCAGGCAGTGACGATAAGATACGAGTTGCAtctttaaaaactgttaatggtataattaaaataccaattgtaaagttatgtttattgcCTCTAGATTCTACTATTTAG
- the LOC107443940 gene encoding uncharacterized protein, producing the protein MPTLEEFRSFLEMRARALESTNMLLQKLKVRVEKVKIFKTQISPTELERCIFCDGSHSIYRCKKFRAKSVQERKNFVFKTKLCFNCLKFGHTVANCKSKHCNFCLGKHYSLLHEEVEDSNLASAENSEIKSSAHYSTGEKFDCGILPTAIVRIFDSSGIGVDCRALIDSGSELSFINQDLVQRLRLKRMNRNISLSSLSAKPMTKVKNFATRSLPQHKLDFDEFAYFKVFQLADPNFNQTNKIDVLLGADAIPNVFLGEKHKPANVNIAAFRTVFGWVVTGKMSFAPTKKVRNLHVACYDIDKNFQTFWELEHTPCKKILSESEKYCEELFQEATMRNAEGRFVVRLLFKRSSPELGASREFAIQCLKCIERKLKRNPVLDRAYRTFMWEYMSLGPMELLPPEELLKPVHETFYLPHHAVTKYETSATKFRVVFDASAKSSNGISLNDKLLVGPVVQDTLADILLRFRIHQVAIVAGIVKMYRQFNVEDMDRDYRRIVWRESSLDPIQDWRLRTVTYGTASASYQATRCLKLLALDEAKDFPYTALIAQRDFYVDDLMSGADSETKAMQLAQEIISLLKRGCLEXLFGGLRVEDFVLLSDEVTKRQLLSELSKIFDPLGWLSPVTVKGKILVQKLWRNNLNWDETLPTTIQRDWLTLSSKIKDLRNIRITRCIVLKNSINVEVLGFCDASEKACASVVYLRTSDNLGNSMTRLAVAKTKVTPLKLISLPRLEPCGSLLLARTIQQVLESLSMKSPIIHCWTDSKIILAWIILVDGKRLSPIESDIIPQAQWHHIKGEHNPADCATRGINPIDLNYHHLWWTGPDLSNIDTSSSVNDLTEETLSEAKPVKIHHAIQPENTSIFPFAKYSSLSKLKRVLAYCKRFASNAQPGSSRKYGFLTAQELESALIHLIRQAQKDAFQDEIATLIKHKNLADQK; encoded by the exons ATGCCGACTTTAGAAGAATTTCGGTCTTTCTTAGAAATGAGGGCACGCGCTCTTGAATCGACAAACATGCTacttcaaaaactgaaagtgagAGTTGAAAAAGTGAAGATTTTCAAAACTCAAATTTCGCCAACCGAATTGGAACGTTGCATATTCTGCGATGGTTCACATAGCATCTATAGATGTAAAAAGTTTCGTGCTAAATCAgttcaagaaagaaagaatttcgtttttaaaacaaaactttgttttaattgtttgaaattcgGACATACTGTAGCGAATTGTAAAAGCAAACACTGCAACTTTTGTTTAGGAAAGCATTATAGTTTGTTGCATGAAGAAGTTGAGGATTCGAACTTAGCGTCTgctgaaaattctgaaataaaatcttctgcCCATTATTCAACAGGCGAGAAATTTGATTGTGGCATCCTTCCAACTGCCATAGTTAGGATTTTTGATTCTTCTGGAATTGGTGTTGATTGCCGAGCACTTATAGACTCTGGATCTGAATTGAGTTTTATCAATCAAGATTTAGTTCAACGTTTGCGTTTAAAAAGGATGAACCGAAATATATCTTTGTCAAGTTTATCAGCGAAACCCATGACCAAAGttaaaaacttt GCAACACGTAGTTTACCTCAACACAAACTTGACTTTGACGAGTTTGCCTACTTCAAAGTATTTCAACTTGCTGATCCAAATTTCAATCAGACAAACAAGATAGACGTGCTATTAGGAGCAGATGCAATTCCGAATGTTTTTCTTGGTGAAAAACATAAGCCAGCTAATGTCAATATTGCTGCCTTTCGAACTGTATTCGGATGGGTGGTCACAGGAAAAATGAGTTTTGCCCCTACGAAGAAAGTCAGAAATTTGCACGTTGCTTGCTATGATATcgacaagaattttcaaacgtttTGGGAGCTTGAACATACTCCATGTAAGAAAATTCTTAGTGAATCTGAAAAGTATTGTGAAGAACTCTTCCAAGAAGCTACGATGAGAAATGCAGAAGGAAGATTTGTTGTTCGATTACTGTTTAAAAGATCAAGTCCTGAATTGGGAGCCTCTAGAGAGTTTGCCATTCAATGTTTGAAATGCATAGAGAGAAAATTGAAACGCAACCCTGTTCTAGACAGAGCATACAGAACTTTTATGTGGGAGTATATGTCCTTAGGACCTATGGAATTGTTACCTCCAGAAGAACTATTAAAACCTGTTCATGAGACCTTTTATTTGCCACATCATGCTGTTACGAAATATGAAACTAGTGCTACAAAATTTCGAGTGGTTTTTGACGCATCGGCCAAGTCTTCAAACGGAATATCCTTAAACGATAAGCTTCTGGTCGGACCTGTAGTACAGGATACTCTTGCTGACATACTGCTTAGATTTCGCATCCACCAAGTAGCTATTGTGGCAGGCATCGTAAAAATGTACAGACAATTCAATGTCGAAGATATGGATAGGGACTATCGAAGAATTGTTTGGAGGGAATCCTCGTTAGATCCAATTCAAGACTGGAGGTTACGAACCGTAACATACGGTACAGCCTCAGCTTCATATCAAGCTACTAGATGTTTGAAGCTACTTGCCCTCGACGAAGCGAAGGACTTTCCATATACTGCTTTAATTGCTCAACGAGATTTTTACGTTGATGACCTAATGAGTGGTGCGGATAGTGAAACCAAAGCTATGCAGCTAGCACAAGAAATTATATCTCTTTTGAAAAGGGGTTGCTTAGAANCTCTCTTCGGGGGTTTGCGAGTTGAGGATTTTGTTTTACTGTCAGACGAGG TTACGAAACGACAACTCTTATCTGAACTATCTAAAATTTTTGACCCACTTGGTTGGTTGTCACCAGTAACAGTTAAAGGAAAAATCCTAGTGCAAAAGCTATGGAGGAACAATCTAAACTGGGATGAAACTTTGCCGACCACGATTCAACGTGATTGGTTGACTCTGTCTTCTAAAATTAAAGACTTAAGGAACATCAGAATTACAAGGTGCATAGTGCTGAAGAACTCCATAAATGTTGAAGTTCTTGGATTTTGTGACGCATCGGAGAAAGCCTGCGCCAGTGTAGTTTACTTGCGAACTAGTGACAACCTGGGGAATTCGATGACAAGATTAGCGGTAGCTAAAACTAAAGTAACGCCGTTGAAGCTGATTTCCCTGCCTCGACTGGAGCCATGTGGATCATTACTTTTAGCTCGTACAATACAACAGGTTCTTGAATCTCTTTCCATGAAGTCACCAATAATTCACTGTTGGACAGATTCCAAAATTATCTTAGCTTGGATAATCCTAGTCGATGGAAAACGTTTGTCGCCAATAGAGTCAGATATAATTCCCCAAGCACAATGGCATCATATCAAAGGCGAACACAATCCTGCAGATTGTGCTACCAGGGGAATCAATCCTATTGACTTAAATTACCATCATCTGTGGTGGACAGGTCCTGATTTATCTAATATTGATACAAGTTCTTCAGTTAATGATTTGACTGAGGAAACACTAAGTGAAGCAAAACCGGTGAAAATTCATCACGCTATCCAACCAGAGAACACAAGCATCTTTCCATTTGCCAAATACTCAAGTTTGTCGAAACTGAAGAGAGTATTAGCCTACTGCAAACGTTTTGCTTCTAATGCTCAACCTGGTAGTTCGAGAAAATATGGCTTTTTAACAGCTCAGGAATTAGAATCAGCCTTGATTCACCTCATTCGCCAAGCGCAGAAAGATGCATTTCAAGATGAAATTGCAACCTTGATTAAGCATAAAAATCTTGCAGATCAAAAATAG